ATCCATTGCTGGCAGAAAAGGCGAAACTCGAACTTTTGCGAATCGATCGCGCCCTGGAAGGTCTTGCGCGTTCCCATGCACCGGATACGGACAAACTGGAACAATTCGAAATGCTGAAAAAAAAATGGCTGGAGGTATTGGATGCATATGGCGAAAGTCGCTGATGTGATGCGCTGGATGAACGATTGGGCGCCGCCTGCACTTGCGATGGACTGGGATCGGGTAGGATTGCAAGTGGGGGATCCGAATGCACATGTGGATACGTTATTGGCAACATTGGATGTAACGGAAAACGTTGTTGCAGAAGCTGTCCAAAAAGGAGCGAACATGATCGTCGCACATCATGCGCTGTTATTTCAACCGTTAAAAGAATTGCGCCTCGATACGGAAAAGGGCCGCATCATTCAAAAGCTTTTGCAGCATGGGATTGCTGTTTTTGTCGCACATACCAACCTGGATATTGCGGAAGGCGGCGTCAATGACGTATTGGCAGAACGATTGCAACTGCAAGATGTGCGGATCTTGTCCAGACAACACAACGAGGAGCTTTTAAAATTTGTCGTATTTGTACCGGAAGAACAAGCGGAGCATGTACGTACGGCCATTTGTGAGGCAGGTGCCGGATGGATCGGGAACTATAGCCATTGTACCTTTAATACGGCGGGTGTCGGTACATTTGTGCCGCAAACGGGAACCGATCCTTTTATCGGAAAGCAAGGGCAGTTGGAAAAAGTCAGGGAAATCCGGCTGGAAACGATTGTGCCGCGGTCATTGCAGACGAAAATTATCGAGGCATGTTTGCAGGCACATCCCTATGAAGAAGTGGCGTATGATCTCTATCCTCTCGAAGTGATGGGCAAAGAGTATGGAATTGGACGAATTGGCGTGTTGCCAAAACCGATGACTTTAGAAACATTTGCTGCGTGGACAAAACAGCGGTTGGAAAGCAAACATTTGCGCTTTGTCGGTGACAAAGGGCAGCAGATTTCCAAGGTAGCCGTATTGGGCGGCGCCGGCATGGATTGGGCCAAGGAAGCAAAACGCTTGGGCGCGGATGTGTTTGTGACAGGCGATGTCAAATACCATGAAGCACAGGATGCGCAAACCATGCGTCTTGCAGTCATTGATGCCGGGCACAATGCCACAGAAAAATGGATTCGCGAAAAAATTTGCGAGGAACTTACCCGGCGCGGGCTTCAGGAACAAACGTCCATCCGCTGTATTGCTTCCGAAACGGATACGGAAACATTCCAACAGGTTTGAGTTCGAACGTCTATTTTCCGAATCGTCTCCATATAGTAATAGTGGGGGTGATTCAGATGACAGGCTGGCTTGGCACGGCAATTGTGGCAGTGATTCTGGCTTTGTCTTGTATATATTCCTATTCCTTGCTGCAATTATTTTTTTCCATTCGCAAATGTCCGGATTGCGGCAGGATCATGCAGAAAGTCAAGTACCAGAACCAAAATCCTATTCCGCAAGACCGGGATACGATTGTCTGCGAGTGTCCATTCTGTCAATCGAAACATTTCTCATCACGCTCCGGAAAAAAATTGACATTGCATCCGTAGGAATCGCTGCGACACTGTCACATTCATACGTATCGGGATTCCTTTATTCCTTTCCTTTCGCCAAGTTCGCGGCGTGCTGGCCTGCCGTGTAACCGGATGAAAAAGCGACTGTAATGTTATATCCGCCCGTATGTGCGTGCACGTCCATAATTTCGCCGGCAAAAAACAATCCCTGCATTTGCTTGGACTGCATCGTTTTCGGATCGATCTCTTTGATGGAAACGCCGCCGCCTGTGACAGTTGCCTGTTCGAGTGGGAGCGTCCCAGTTACGGGAATGGCCCACGCTTTGCAGGCATCCGCCAAAGCCGGAACCCCGTGTTTTGGCAAATGGTCGTAAGTACGATTTCCATCTAAATCAATCGACTGCAAAAGACAGGGAATCAACCTGTCCGGCAAAAAGGATTTGAGAAGATTTCGCAAAGTCTTTTTGGGATGCTGTCGACAAAGGGACACGATCTGTTGCGTCAGAGTATCTTTGGACAAGCCGGGAAATAGATCGAGAGTCGTCTGCAAGGTTTGCCGCCCGAATTTCTGTTGCGCTGTCACAACATAGTGACTGCAGCGAAATGCTGCCGGTCCTGAAATGCCAAAGTGCGTGAAAATCATATCGCCAAATTCGGTTGTGAGCTTTTTCCCCTTGGGATTGTATACGGTCAATTCGATATCGCGCAACGACAAGCCTTGCAACTCGTACAACTGTAGCCACTCCGGCTCTGCAGTAATTCCTACTTCGGTGGGAAATGGCGGTACGATGGTGTGTCCGGCGGCTTTTGCCCATGCGTAGCCATCACCGGTGGAGCCGGTCTTTGGAACAGAACAGCCGCCGACCGCCACAACCACCCCATGGCTGTACAAAAAGCGATGCCCCTGTAATTCCACGCCTTGACAGATAGCAGCATTCGCATCAAAAAGCAGACGTTTCACCGGCTGATCGAGCAGAATCCGCACCTGCAATTGTGCGAGATGGGAGAGCAGCGCATCAAGCACCGTTTTTGCTTTGTCTGTCACAGGGAACATGCGTCCCCTGTCTTCTTCCTTTAAAGCAATTCCCAACTCCTCAAAAAAGCGGATAATATCACGGTTTCCAAAGTTATGCAAGGAGCTGTGCATAAATTTTCCGTTTCCTGGTATGTTGCGGATCAGTTCCGGCAGTTCCTTGGCATTTGTCACATTGCAGCGGCCACCGCCGGAGATCAGAAGTTTTCTGCCAAGGCGGTTGCCTTTTTCCACAAGCATGACGCTTGCTCCATGCCTTGCAGCAGCAATGGCTGCCATTAATCCGGCTGGCCCTCCGCCGATCACGATCACGTCGCAGTCGATGTTTTTGTTTTGATGTGAGCGTATATCAGTAAATGGTTCGGTAAGTTTTTCGGCAAATGGCTCATTTGATTCATCTGGTTTTTTAACAAAAGGTGAAGCGGCAGTTTCCGTGTTGTTATATTCCATTCTTGTATTCCTTCCTTTTCCAATCGGACGATTCATGAATGCAAATAGGGTGCGAACATGATGTATAGATAATCCGCATATAAATAGGATTTCCACTATCATCAAACCATAGAAGAGACAGGAAGCGCAACATGGGCTGCAGAGTCGCAATCTGCAATCGGTTTGCAGAGAAGAATCGTTTTTCCGCCTGATGCAAACCTGTAAAACAGCAACTAAATGTTAAAACAGCAGTTAATAAAGGAAAATGAATATCCGCATATACGAAAAAATACTTGCAAGAAAATTTTTGTGCAAAACTTAATTTGCGATAGTTGACGGATCGAATAGAGTTATGGTATCTTAATCAAGTAAGATCAACGCCGGGGTGGCGGAATAGGCAGACGCAACAGACTTAAAATCTGTCGGGAGTTTCTCCCGTACCGGTTCAAGTCCGGTCCTCGGCACCAGCCGTGCGGTCATGGCGGAATTGGCAGACGCGCAAGATTCAGGTTCTTGTGGGGGCAACCCCGTGGAGGTTCAAGTCCTCTTGACCGCACTATATAAATCAAGGGTTTCAGCCATATGGTTGAAGACCTTGATTTGTTTTTTGACCGGATTTGCTAACATTTTGCTAACATTGCATTTTTTTGTGTAGGTTCGGGATTTCCGTAATGTTTGGAACTGTAATTGGTATCACTAAATTTGAAAAATATTTATTCCTTGTAAAAGAATTCGGGAATCCTTATAAGCTCATTTGTTTGCACTGAATTCCAATTCTTATGCTTGTTACGATGAGACACATGACTTATGCAGTTCGAGACAATAACTAGTAAATATCTGGTTTTGGCGTAGCCCAAAGAAGCATTACGTAATGCTCTGGCCAAAATAATTCAATGAGTCTTGCAAATTGCTGCACTTGTGTGTCACAATCAATAGAGATTCGCTGAATACCTCTGTGGTTATTCACGCGAACCTGACAACGAGTGTGGAAGAGGCCGCGAACCATTTCGCCGTGGGTGTAGCCTTCATCATCGCTCGTTTTTTCTTTGTTCAATTCAAAAAGTGCAACAGCTAACAAGGTCTCGGCAGTGAATAATAATTCGAAATGAGCATGATGGTGCGCTTGCGATTCAGAATGGCACTTCTCGAAAGCCAATTCTTGCTTAGCTGTACGAAAGAAAACCTCGATCCTCCAGCGTTTTACATATGTTTGTAACGCTTCTTTTGGGGCATCGTGGCGGTTACTTATAAGTAAATATGCACCTTTATAAGTGGCAGGTGACTCCTCACCTTCGGTGTCTACATCAGCCGAATTGGGTTGTTCATCCTCCTTTAACCGTATGGCGACTACAGCGGCGATTGGAACATATCTATGTTTCGTCACTTGCTTACCTTTGCGATTCACAGCAGTATAAGGACGCTTCATGTAAATCCCCGGAACGGAAATAGAGACCAACCCGGATGTCGCCTTTCGAGTTAAGTCTTTAAACACCTCACGGATGAGCATGATTGGAGTCAGCGGCACGAAGCGTTCCCTACGGGTACCAGGTTCGATAACTTTGCGGAATAAAGTTGTGTTACGTTTTGCTTTAGTCACCCAATCAAAATTGTTTTCTTCAAGAAATGTAAAAAATTTTTTACACAAGTACCACCGATCCATTGCTACCCACAAATGGCAAGTGACGGATTCACGTAGCATCAATAACATTTGCCTGGCAAGATCCAGTTTGGTAATACCTTCACCTTTTACTTCTGGCTTATGCCAGATACGGTAAAACAATGGATACTCCAATCCGCTTTTCAGAACCGCCTGAAGAGCCACGAGATTTGTCGCCCATACATGGACTTTCATTGAGTGGTCAAAGAGCCAACTGAGAAACGGAAGTTGCTTGGCATAGGGATGCGCACTGTGAGTATCATCGAGATTGACCACATCCCCATCGGTGAGTCGGGTCAAAGGATCATGCTGCAACCGCTCGACACGTTTCTTTGCGAATGTCACCCATGCAAACCCATTCGTGAAAAAGCGGCTTAACGTGTATTGAGCTATTTTCCAAGGCTGAAACATCGCCTTGAGTAATGCGTCCTTATCGACCAACTCAGCTATCTGAAAAACAGAAGAACAATTCGAAACAAGATCAACGACATAGAGAAAGCAAATGAACCATGACGGAGCTCCACTTCGTTTCATGATACCCGATTGAGTAAGTAAAAGAGATAAATCAAAGCGATCCCAAAGGCTTTTGAGAATGGGTGCTCCTGCACATTCTCCATGATTGAGTTCTTTAAATCTTGGTTTTTGTAATGTTGACATGAAAAGCCCACCTATAATCTAAAGATATACCCGGTAATTAAAGGTATCCTTCGCGATTATTGTGGTATTTTCTAAAAGTCAAGTAGTTTTTATGATATTTTTTGAAATATTTCAGACTATTCAGTGTCCTGTGATGATAACCAATTAATTACATGAGCTGCATAGGTCATGTGAGACAAAGAATTTTTATTCCATGTTTCAAATACAAGCGTAAAAGAAGCTTATTCTTTCTCCGAGTAAGCTTGAATGAAATTGGATCGACAAGGAAAGATAGCCATAGTTATTTTGCTCACTATTCGTCAATTGATTTTAGTTTGTTTTCTGTCTTTGAAAAAGGCTGTCAATTTTTTGTGCGGTGTTATTTTTCATCTCCATATCGGTATGCGCATAAATGTTTGCAGTAGTGCTTATGTCAGCATGACCGAGCCAAACCTTCGAATTTATAGCAACTCTCCCTTTGTCACGAATGAAACAAAGAGCAAGTTTCATTTCAAAGGACAACTTTAAATATATCTCGCAATAATCATAATGTATTCAATATATATGCAAGCAATTCTTAGTAGTCATACAAATTTAATCATTTCCATCTTTATCATGTTTTATACTTATGATGAGTTAAAGAGATAATAGTCAATACCAATTCTTATCGCTAAATAAAACTGAAAAATGATCTTCATTTACATGCAAAAAGATATCCCTATAAAAAGAGGCAGCCCAACTTTTTTGTAGTAGATCTTGAATGGATTGAGGAAAAGACATTTCAAGATCAAAAAATGTTTCTGATGCTCTTTTTTTCCATGTTTGAACATATTCGATCACCGCATTAACGTATTACTGTATGTTACAATTTTAGCATATTCTATTATCCAAAAGTGACTTTTGACCTTTTTGGGGCTAATCATATAAATGTACTGTATAAAGTGTGATTGACCTCTTGCGAGGACTACCTATAATGTATAGGTGTCAGGGATATAATATAGAATTGTTATTTTGTAATTTACAGTAATGATACACAGGATACCAAATATATAAAAGTTAAGAAGGATTGGTAAACTTATATTATTAGAAAAGGGAAATGACGGAAAACGTCGAATCAATACTTCGAAACTAGATGTATCTTTATTTATAAGGTGATATATATAATGCAATTTATCGATTTATGGTTGACATTACTTTTTTAGGTTTGGGGGAGAAAAATTGATTAAAACGTCTTTTGGCTTAGCTCAGTTAGATATTTTGGAGCCGCTTAATGACCCTAGCGTAATTACGTTTCCTATTCCTCCATTACAAAGAGTAAAAAGCTTTTCTGATGAAGAGTTTGAAGCATTTATAGGTGAATGGGCTATTTCCTGCGCAAAATCGCTATACAAAGATGTGTATAGAATTGGTGGTTCTGGTGATATGGGGTGTGAATTTGCACAATAAATCGGCTTAGGATTTGCAAATTATTTAGGTCCCATATCGAAAGATTTTAGGCCCCTTTTTCAGAATAAATTAGCCAATGATTAAAAAATTTGCACGCTTTCGCGGTCTTCTGGCGAGTATTTCATTCCACTATTATCCAATCCATCCTACTTCAACTACACTTTATCCCAATTCCGCTCTTGTTCAAATCGTTCATTCCCTATATACTCGTCTAATACGTGATCAAGTTTGCTTTTTTCCTAACGCGCTATCGCTTGTTGCACCCAGTAGAAAGGCAATAGCATTTAGCTATTGCCTTTCTACTGGGTCTAAGAAGTAATCACTTGTCACTCTTTGTTAATCGACTTTCACTTCGTATTTCTGTTTTGGATGTAAATAAAATCGAGTTTCCCGAAGGTATAACAGCCATTCACAGCCAAGTTCTATTCTACAAGGGATATACTCATAGCCTACCTTAATCTCGAAACAATCGCCGCAGTGAAGGTCGTAAGAATGGTCTATCTTTTGGATTTGCCAGCGTTCCTTGGCAGGACAATAGACGAGGATTCCTGGTTTTTGGGTTCGGGTCATCATGATTCTTTCCTTTCCTGAGAATATTTGGGGATCAGGGTTGTCCCCTTTGACTCGTTCTAAGCCATCCAAGCTATCTCAATGCCAGACCGCACTCCGGGGCGATGATCCGGATGACTTCGGCATCGATCTGTTCTTTTTTGTTTTGGCTGCCATATAATAGGGCGTGCATAGCCAATAAATTAATCAGGCGTGGATATCCATTGGAACAGGCACTAACAGCTTCTATTGCGTCTTCCGTGAAAATCGGATATTTCGCCCCGGCATAGGCAAGGTGATGCTCCATATATCCCTTGACCTCTTCCTTATCCAGCGGCTCGACCTGATGTCGAACCAAAAGCCGCTGGGATAAGGATCTATGTGG
Above is a window of Fodinisporobacter ferrooxydans DNA encoding:
- a CDS encoding Nif3-like dinuclear metal center hexameric protein yields the protein MHMAKVADVMRWMNDWAPPALAMDWDRVGLQVGDPNAHVDTLLATLDVTENVVAEAVQKGANMIVAHHALLFQPLKELRLDTEKGRIIQKLLQHGIAVFVAHTNLDIAEGGVNDVLAERLQLQDVRILSRQHNEELLKFVVFVPEEQAEHVRTAICEAGAGWIGNYSHCTFNTAGVGTFVPQTGTDPFIGKQGQLEKVREIRLETIVPRSLQTKIIEACLQAHPYEEVAYDLYPLEVMGKEYGIGRIGVLPKPMTLETFAAWTKQRLESKHLRFVGDKGQQISKVAVLGGAGMDWAKEAKRLGADVFVTGDVKYHEAQDAQTMRLAVIDAGHNATEKWIREKICEELTRRGLQEQTSIRCIASETDTETFQQV
- a CDS encoding transposase, with product MSTLQKPRFKELNHGECAGAPILKSLWDRFDLSLLLTQSGIMKRSGAPSWFICFLYVVDLVSNCSSVFQIAELVDKDALLKAMFQPWKIAQYTLSRFFTNGFAWVTFAKKRVERLQHDPLTRLTDGDVVNLDDTHSAHPYAKQLPFLSWLFDHSMKVHVWATNLVALQAVLKSGLEYPLFYRIWHKPEVKGEGITKLDLARQMLLMLRESVTCHLWVAMDRWYLCKKFFTFLEENNFDWVTKAKRNTTLFRKVIEPGTRRERFVPLTPIMLIREVFKDLTRKATSGLVSISVPGIYMKRPYTAVNRKGKQVTKHRYVPIAAVVAIRLKEDEQPNSADVDTEGEESPATYKGAYLLISNRHDAPKEALQTYVKRWRIEVFFRTAKQELAFEKCHSESQAHHHAHFELLFTAETLLAVALFELNKEKTSDDEGYTHGEMVRGLFHTRCQVRVNNHRGIQRISIDCDTQVQQFARLIELFWPEHYVMLLWATPKPDIY
- a CDS encoding NAD(P)/FAD-dependent oxidoreductase; this encodes MEYNNTETAASPFVKKPDESNEPFAEKLTEPFTDIRSHQNKNIDCDVIVIGGGPAGLMAAIAAARHGASVMLVEKGNRLGRKLLISGGGRCNVTNAKELPELIRNIPGNGKFMHSSLHNFGNRDIIRFFEELGIALKEEDRGRMFPVTDKAKTVLDALLSHLAQLQVRILLDQPVKRLLFDANAAICQGVELQGHRFLYSHGVVVAVGGCSVPKTGSTGDGYAWAKAAGHTIVPPFPTEVGITAEPEWLQLYELQGLSLRDIELTVYNPKGKKLTTEFGDMIFTHFGISGPAAFRCSHYVVTAQQKFGRQTLQTTLDLFPGLSKDTLTQQIVSLCRQHPKKTLRNLLKSFLPDRLIPCLLQSIDLDGNRTYDHLPKHGVPALADACKAWAIPVTGTLPLEQATVTGGGVSIKEIDPKTMQSKQMQGLFFAGEIMDVHAHTGGYNITVAFSSGYTAGQHAANLAKGKE
- a CDS encoding DUF5348 domain-containing protein; protein product: MMTRTQKPGILVYCPAKERWQIQKIDHSYDLHCGDCFEIKVGYEYIPCRIELGCEWLLYLRETRFYLHPKQKYEVKVD